A region of Hippoglossus stenolepis isolate QCI-W04-F060 chromosome 7, HSTE1.2, whole genome shotgun sequence DNA encodes the following proteins:
- the csnk1a1 gene encoding casein kinase I isoform X7, translating into MDLLGPSLEDLFNFCSRRFTMKTVLMLADQMISRIEYVHTKNFIHRDIKPDNFLMGIGRHCNKCLDSSVGKRKRSLAVSSSQDPSFSGLNQLFLIDFGLAKKYRDNRTRQHIPYREDKNLTGTARYASINAHLGIEQSRRDDMESLGYVLMYFNRTSLPWQGLKAATKKQKYEKISEKKMSTPVEVLCKGFPAEFAMYLNYCRGLRFEEAPDYMYLRQLFRILFRTLNHQYDYTFDWTMLKQKAAQQGASSGGQGQQAQTPTGKQTDKSKPNMKARTQKVQLVDQEI; encoded by the exons ATGGATCTGCTTGGACCCAGTCTGGAGGATCTGTTCAACTTCTGCTCTCGCCGCTTCACCATGAAGACTGTCCTTATGCTGGCTGACCAG ATGATCAGCAGAATTGAGTATGTACACACAAAGAACTTCATCCATAGGGACATCAAACCAGACAACTTTCTCATGGGCATTGGTCGTCATTGTAATAAG TGTTTAGACTCGTCAGtggggaagaggaaaagaagctTGGCTGTTAGCTCTTCTCAGGACCCATCTTTCTCAGGATTAAACCAG TTGTTCCTTATTGACTTTGGCTTGGCGAAGAAGTACCGAGACAACCGAACACGACAGCACATCCCCTACAGAGAAGACAAGAATCTGACTGGCACAGCCCGCTATGCCTCCATCAATGCTCATCTGGGCATTGAACAGAG TCGCCGTGATGACATGGAGTCACTAGGCTATGTGCTGATGTACTTCAACAGAACCAGTCTGCCATGGCAGGGATTAAAG GCTGCCACAAAGAAGCAGAAGTATGAAAAGATCTCAGAGAAGAAGATGTCCACCCCCGTTGAGGTCCTCTGTAAG GGTTTCCCAGCAGAATTCGCCATGTATCTGAACTACTGTCGTGGCTTGCGCTTTGAGGAGGCTCCAGATTACATGTACCTGCGCCAACTGTTCCGCATCCTCTTTag gactCTGAACCACCAGTATGACTACACATTTGACTGGACCATGTTGAAACAGAAAGCTGCTCAGCAGGGGGCCTCATCTGGTGGCCAGGGCCAGCAGGCACAAACCCCCACAGGCAAGCAAACTGACAAATCCAAGCCTAACATGAAAG cgcGCACACAGAAAGTACAGCTAGTGGACCAGGAGATATGA